The proteins below are encoded in one region of Selenomonadales bacterium:
- a CDS encoding GNAT family N-acetyltransferase: MTEQLTSIYGNLPDGARDVRITVFVEEQGFQEEFDTIDHRAHHALLTVGTEPIGTGRVFIEEGTTWHIGRLAIKKEYRGQGRGAKILAYLEDIARQHGATATILGAQCRAQEFYALQGYQPYGDVFYEEDCPHVMMKKGM; this comes from the coding sequence ATGACAGAACAGCTTACTTCCATATACGGCAACCTCCCTGACGGTGCGCGCGACGTACGCATCACAGTATTCGTTGAAGAACAAGGATTCCAAGAAGAATTCGACACGATAGACCACCGCGCACACCATGCCCTTCTCACTGTTGGCACAGAGCCAATAGGCACAGGCCGCGTATTCATCGAAGAAGGTACTACGTGGCATATCGGCAGACTTGCCATCAAAAAAGAATACCGCGGACAAGGACGCGGTGCGAAAATACTAGCCTACCTCGAGGATATCGCGCGTCAGCACGGCGCGACTGCGACTATTCTCGGCGCACAATGCCGCGCACAGGAATTCTACGCCCTGCAAGGGTATCAGCCCTACGGCGACGTATTCTACGAAGAAGACTGTCCGCACGTGATGATGAAGAAGGGGATGTGA